A part of Candida albicans SC5314 chromosome 2, complete sequence genomic DNA contains:
- the STB3 gene encoding Stb3p (Putative SIN3-binding protein 3 homolog; caspofungin induced; macrophage/pseudohyphal-repressed; rat catheter biofilm induced): MTSRSPISLASLMNDPTPPPQPQSQSQPRSQFPTTTTQTSMQQQSQEPSLQQSDSKKTLLSTSSPEGIQVASKITPTRLANLLIRKGPLPIRHITSQLALEVPSFELLSLSKQRRLIMAAMEQTDTVNNVVFEKIGWGQWAVRKIDSDYIVTEGTEKSSNANTSGSSGNGSANEKLINVNDLRNQSNLKLGWSKKKKSVSASAGAGSGAGLNSRRESITNHVKSLHNIKLPNESIDNAIASESSDDDDDDDQEGIDEYALSDTESSDEEMFAFDEKNRASSSVSNPITAISEHTVLGSPPIKFARRVPIKISPPPEVGAINGSGNMASSASRRRKSSSSVSNSITKPYRQHLFNTRSRLNSIENLDNYIVSSAKNSSVSISSPPPPISFSSSPATSVAYDEHYNLNQQQSSSFQQKLQQQQQQQKNQRRKSSFNESHVRSTLSNVKTSSDDTDEEDWAAMGPESLRKNRKNSIPAALRNDIDSSGVDEEEKSAAFALVDLMSV, encoded by the coding sequence ATGACATCAAGATCTCCAATCTCACTTGCAAGTTTAATGAACGACCCGACACCTCCACCCCAGCCACAATCACAGTCACAACCTCGTTCACAATTTcccacaacaacaacacaaaCTTCAatgcaacaacaatctcAAGAACCATCCCTTCAACAATCAGATTCTAAAAAGACTTTGTTGTCCACTTCATCCCCAGAAGGTATTCAGGTTGCATCCAAGATTACCCCAACACGTTTGGCCAATCTACTTATACGCAAAGGACCATTGCCAATACGTCATATTACTTCTCAGTTGGCGTTGGAAGTACCATCATTTGAGTTATTATCGTTATCTAAACAACGTAGATTAATTATGGCCGCCATGGAACAAACCGATACTGTGAATAATGTTGTATTTGAAAAGATTGGTTGGGGACAATGGGCGGTTCGGAAAATAGATTCGGATTATATTGTGACTGAAGGAACCGagaaatcatcaaatgcCAATACTTCTGGTAGTAGTGGTAATGGGTCTGCTAATGAGAAATTAATCAATGTCAATGATTTGAGAAATCAactgaatttgaaattaggTTGGtcgaaaaagaaaaaactggTTAGTGCTAGCGCTGGTGCTGGCTCTGGTGCTGGATTGAATTCACGTAGAGAGTCCATAACTAACCATGTCAAATCATTACACAACATTAAATTACCAAATGAAAGTATCGATAATGCTATTGCTTCAGAATCAAgtgacgatgatgatgacgacgatCAAGAGGGAATAGATGAGTATGCTTTATCTGATACTGAATCTTCCGACGAAGAAATGTTTGCCTTTGATGAGAAAAATAGGGCCAGCTCAAGTGTGAGTAACCCAATAACTGCTATATCAGAACATACTGTTCTTGGCAGCCCACCTATTAAATTTGCTAGAAGAGTTCCAATAAAGATCAGTCCGCCCCCAGAAGTTGGAGCAATCAATGGCTCTGGGAACATGGCAAGTTCTGCTAGTCGAAGAAGAAAATCGTCGTCTTCGGTATCCAATTCAATCACCAAACCTTACAGACAGCATTTGTTCAACACTAGATCGAGATTAAACTCAATAGAGAATTTAGATAATTACATTGTCTCGTCAGCAAAAAACTCAAGTGTTCTGATTAGTTCCCCACCTCCGCCAATTTCATTTAGCTCATCACCAGCCACGTCCGTGGCTTATGACGAACATTACaatttaaatcaacaacaactgctgctgtttcaacaaaaattacagcaacagcaacaacaacaaaaaaaccaaagaagaaaatctTCATTCAATGAATCACACGTGAGATCCACATTATCCAATGTGAAAACAAGTTCTGACGATACTGATGAAGAGGATTGGGCTGCTATGGGTCCTGAATCTCTTCGTAAGAATCGCAAAAACAGTATTCCTGCCGCTTTAAgaaatgatattgattccagtggtgttgatgaagaagaaaaatctGCTGCCTTTGCATTAGTTGATCTAATGTCAGTATAA
- a CDS encoding uncharacterized protein (Putative adhesin-like protein) yields the protein MLLNTAIHYWIFLLSIVSSSWIKYPIEISSIPGWHKEPTDIKEAQNVCDKDSEINNDLYCYPQCFNKEDDQPKLDRCCFNENGRVLYVSPCTVEPENEATTTEVAADQTETLPAADSTSAATSTVTADLEKYPQCFNKEDDQPKRENCCFDDNDRVLYPKPCYATSEDLVTTTDNATIETTSSVTTDLTSTTTTSTVDDVKKYPQCFNKKNDKPKRKHCCFDNDGKVLYPKPCSVTSKGSTTKTGDDTIIPTSSITTDSSSTTATSTIDDVKKYPQCFNKKNDKPKRKHCCFDNNDRVLYPKPCTKTSERTASTTAKNTTESESSSATTLPDSTTESESVSSTFTSDSSTESESISSNTTSDASDSTETHDINRYPRCFFKYSNQPNRSRCCFNSQYQVLYPWPCGGSSEDINASATDDSADEISQTTTDSSSTATDIEDGDDENNDMKEYPQCFNKQDDQPKREHCCFDDNDRVLYPKPCGSSDDANTSSTDDSTDEISQTTTDSSSTATGIDDGDDENNDMKEYPQCFNKKDDQPKREHCCFDDNDRVLYPKPCSETSETSESETTTIGETTTESESVSVTTSSDDNIESESISSTTTSDASDSTETHDINRYPHCFFKYSNQPNKDRCCFNSRYQVLYPWPCDGSSQSTTTTVSISISGTESSSVTTTFDENLGTSSELTISSSSDLISTSQDIPQATTINNSTTSIESSANGSTLPLTQPILSVSEFESSVSDATNSNSNSNPTFTAEGGHSSDEMLRTTDKNNSLTSKSVATPTETSWLNSVAGTSSKEDMRTSTGTISSFSEVATTEMISSPSETGNPKKSSAIDYGTNSDITTSTGRYTSLRDKTVSTLQEDAGIESTTVEGITKTVHTTVYVTTSPDNSITTETAVVVVVTNDSTATTYTEIIQTTVVEGKTLTTAIPIPQDEINKIKVIEYSTILPTTLPNGQVTSVIEKVAVAVNGQGQKVTKTAPIELGAYTTKGFEIIQDSNDIGNSVAEGYNPSAGLGGSTLVAPIAVVSNENSASLPKVNSLLVKFLLLVLLIV from the coding sequence ATGTTGCTCAATACTGCAATTCATTACTGgatatttttattgtcCATTGTTAGTTCATCTTGGATCAAATATccaattgaaatttcaaGTATTCCAGGATGGCACAAAGAACCTACAGATATTAAGGAAGCTCAAAATGTATGTGATAAAGATTCTGAAATAAATAACGACTTATATTGTTACCCTCAATGCTTCAATAAGGAAGATGATCAGCCAAAATTAGACCGCTGTTGctttaatgaaaatggtaGAGTTTTGTATGTCTCGCCATGTACTGTTGAACCTGAAAATGAAGCCACGACTACTGAAGTAGCTGCTGATCAAACTGAGACATTGCCAGCAGCCGATTCTACTAGTGCTGCTACAAGTACTGTGACTGCTGACCTTGAAAAGTACCCTCAATGTTTCAATAAAGAAGACGACCAACCAAAAAGAGAGAATTGCTGCTTTGATGACAATGATAGAGTATTATACCCAAAGCCATGCTATGCCACGTCTGAAGATTTGGTTACGACAACAGATAATGCTACTATCGAAACAACATCTCTGGTTACGACAGACTTAACTAGCACCACAACCACTAGTACAGTCGATGATGTTAAGAAGTACCCACAATGTTTTAATAAGAAGAACGACAAACCGAAGAGAAAgcattgttgttttgataatgatggtAAAGTATTGTACCCAAAACCTTGTTCTGTGACATCTAAAGGTCTGACTACCAAAACTGGTGATGATACCATTATACCAACGTCACTGATTACAACGGACTCGAGTAGTACAACAGCTACTAGTacaattgatgatgttaaGAAGTATCCTCAATGtttcaacaagaagaacGACAAACCAAAACGAAAACATTGTTGctttgataataatgatagaGTGTTGTACCCAAAACCTTGTACTAAAACTTCCGAAAGAACAGCTTCAACTACAGCTAAAAACACTACGGAATCAGAATCAAGTTCTGCAACTACCTTACCAGATTCCACTACTGAATCAGAATCTGTTTCCTCGACTTTTACATCAGATAGCAGTACTGAATCAGaatcaatatcttcaaaTACCACATCAGACGCTAGTGACAGTACTGAAACTCATGATATCAATAGGTATCCCCGATGTTTCTTCAAATATAGCAACCAACCAAATAGAAGCCGTTGTTGTTTCAACAGCCAGTACCAAGTGTTGTACCCATGGCCATGTGGTGGTTCATCTGAAGATATAAATGCATCTGCTACCGATGATTCAGCTGATGAGATTTCACAAACAACCACAGATTCATCCAGCACTGCCACAGACATTGAAGATGGGGACGATGAAAACAATGATATGAAGGAGTACCCCCAATGTTTCAACAAACAGGATGACCAACCAAAGAGAGAGCACTGTTGTTTCGATGACAATGACAGAGTGTTATACCCAAAACCATGTGGTTCCTCTGATGATGCGAACACATCTTCGACCGATGATTCAACTGATGAAATCTCACAGACAACCACAGATTCATCCAGCACTGCCACAGGCATTGATGATGGTGACGATGAAAACAATGATATGAAGGAGTACCCCCAatgttttaataaaaaagacGACCAACCAAAGAGAGAACACTGTTGTTTCGATGACAATGACAGAGTGTTATACCCAAAACCCTGTTCTGAGACTTCGGAGACTTCAGAGAGTGAAACTACAACCATAGGAGAAACCACTACGGAATCTGAATCGGTTTCAGTCACTACCTCATCAGATGACAATATAGAATCAGAATCAATCTCTTCAACTACCACATCAGACGCTAGTGACAGTACTGAAACTCATGATATCAATAGGTATCCCCAttgtttcttcaaataTAGCAATCAGCCCAACAAAGATCGTTGCTGCTTTAACAGTCGGTACCAAGTGTTGTACCCATGGCCATGTGATGGTTCATCCCAGAGTACAACTACAACAGTACTGATAAGCATTAGTGGAACCGAGTCATCATCTGTCACAACTACTTTCGATGAAAATCTTGGTACTTCGAGTGAGTTAACGATATCTTCCAGTAGTGACCTTATTTCCACAAGCCAAGATATACCTCAAGCTACTACAATTAACAATTCCACTACCAGTATTGAATCATCAGCAAATGGAAGCACACTTCCGTTGACCCAACCAATTTTATCAGTATCTGAATTTGAGTCCTCAGTAAGTGATGCTACTAATTCAAATAGCAATAGCAATCCTACATTTACCGCGGAAGGTGGTCATTCATCTGATGAAATGCTCAGAACAACTGACAAAAATAACTCCTTAACTAGTAAATCGGTTGCTACTCCAACTGAGACTAGTTGGCTCAATAGTGTTGCTGGTACCTCGAGCAAGGAAGATATGAGAACATCCACAGGAACCATCAGCTCATTTAGTGAAGTAGCTACTACTGAAATGATATCTTCCCCAAGTGAAACTGGTAACCCAAAGAAATCCAGTGCAATTGATTATGGAACGAATAGTGATATTACAACACTGACAGGTAGATATACCAGCTTAAGGGATAAAACTGTTTCAACTCTTCAAGAAGATGCAGGCATTGAATCAACCACAGTTGAAGGTATTACAAAAACTGTACACACAACTGTTTATGTTACCACTTCCCCTGATAACTCGATTACGACTGAAACTGCTGTGGTTGTAGTTGTAACCAACGACTCTACTGCTACAACCTATACTGAAATCATTCAAACTACTGTCGTTGAAGGCAAAACGTTGACAACTGCTATTCCAATTCCTCAAGatgaaatcaacaaaataaaagtgATAGAATATAGTACTATACTTCCAACCACTTTACCAAACGGCCAAGTGACTAGTGtcattgaaaaagttgCAGTTGCCGTCAATGGTCAAGGACAAAAAGTTACAAAGACGGCTCCAATTGAATTGGGTGCTTATACTACGAAAggttttgaaatcattCAGGACAGCAATGATATTGGAAATTCAGTAGCAGAAGGGTATAATCCATCTGCTGGGCTTGGTGGCTCAACTCTAGTTGCTCCGATAGCTGTCGtttcaaatgaaaattcGGCGTCATTGCCTAAAGTTAATCTGTTATTAGTCAAATTCTTGCTTTTGgtattattgattgtttaa
- a CDS encoding uncharacterized protein (Ortholog of C. dubliniensis CD36 : Cd36_23180, Candida tropicalis MYA-3404 : CTRG_01968 and Candida albicans WO-1 : CAWG_05983): MLYVLFNPHTLLLYIVCALCGFNMWLFYYSQEIKRKKKPLTRDKINCGKKKYSSQQQINHYILNPYGMPSPSSSLLITPQLPSSTIETITNAIKLYGNNLPTGKLIVFTYISSLKPPTTTSPSLSDSAISISSEDLQIIGSCELSTCQPLSMEFCNALKLSILAALDETQLGDNTTNKVVYFKDNENQQMIGHFLNQFLIVYT; the protein is encoded by the coding sequence ATGTTATATGTACTTTTCAATCCACACACATTACTACTATATATTGTTTGTGCTCTTTGTGGATTTAATATGTGGCTATTTTATTATCTgcaagaaattaaaagaaaaaaaaaacctctAACGAGGGACAAAATCAACTgcggaaaaaaaaaatattcttcccaacaacaaatcaacCATTACATTCTTAATCCATATGGAATGCCGTCaccttcatcatcattactAATAACCCCACAATTGCCATCATCTACAATTGAAACTATAACAAATGCAATTAAACTTTATGGGAACAATCTACCTACCGGAAAACTAATAGTCTTCACCTACATCTCATCCTTGAaaccaccaacaacaacatcgCCATCTCTTTCTGATTCAGCAATTTCTATTTCATCTGAAGATTTGCAAATTATCGGGTCATGTGAATTGTCCACCTGTCAACCACTTTCTATGGAATTTTGCAACGCCTTGAAATTGAGTATTTTAGCGGCTCTCGACGAAACCCAATTGGGTGATAATACTACGAATAAAGTCGTTTATTTTAAAGATAACGAAAACCAACAGATGATTGGTCATTtcttgaatcaatttttgattgtcTATACTTAA